In Nitratireductor basaltis, the following are encoded in one genomic region:
- a CDS encoding iron chelate uptake ABC transporter family permease subunit → MAERRLVWLAVGLIVAVLVFMTWGARGNWGFVFTFRGTKLLALLVVGAAIAVSTVLFQTITANRILTPSIMGFDALFLLFQAGLVFVLGGFGVTQLSSGLRFAMEFALLMGAALLLFGTLIGAARHDIHRLVLTGIIFGVLFRSLTSFIERLIDPNEFAVVQSSSFASFNSFDADLLRYCVPLCVLGISAAWHYRRELDVIALGRDHAVNLGLNHKRAVLIILIIIALLVSVSTALAGPVTFFGLLVASLAHLVVRSHRHATLLPAASLCAGIVLVGGQAITERVLSLSVPLSVAVEFLGGLVFLTLILRGTQR, encoded by the coding sequence ATGGCTGAGCGTCGGCTGGTCTGGCTTGCTGTTGGTCTCATCGTCGCAGTCCTCGTCTTCATGACCTGGGGGGCGCGCGGGAACTGGGGTTTCGTGTTCACCTTCCGCGGCACGAAGCTTCTGGCTCTTCTGGTGGTGGGCGCGGCGATTGCCGTATCGACGGTGCTGTTCCAGACCATCACCGCCAACCGGATTCTGACGCCTTCCATCATGGGGTTCGACGCGCTGTTCCTCCTGTTCCAGGCAGGGCTGGTCTTCGTGCTTGGCGGCTTCGGCGTGACGCAGCTTTCAAGCGGCCTGCGCTTCGCAATGGAGTTCGCGCTCCTGATGGGTGCTGCACTTCTCCTGTTCGGGACACTCATCGGTGCCGCGCGTCACGACATTCACCGACTGGTACTCACCGGCATCATCTTCGGCGTACTCTTCCGCAGTCTCACATCCTTTATCGAAAGGCTGATCGACCCGAACGAATTTGCAGTCGTCCAGTCCAGCAGCTTTGCAAGCTTCAACAGCTTCGATGCGGATCTTCTGCGCTATTGCGTGCCGCTTTGTGTGCTGGGAATTTCAGCCGCATGGCATTATCGCCGCGAGCTCGACGTGATTGCGTTGGGGCGCGACCATGCTGTCAATCTGGGGCTGAACCACAAGCGCGCGGTGCTCATCATCCTGATCATCATTGCGCTGCTAGTTTCGGTATCCACCGCGCTTGCCGGGCCGGTCACCTTTTTCGGCCTGCTGGTCGCCAGCCTCGCGCATCTGGTGGTGAGGTCGCACCGCCATGCCACGCTGCTGCCGGCCGCCAGTCTTTGCGCGGGCATTGTCCTGGTCGGCGGACAGGCCATCACCGAGCGCGTGCTGTCGCTTTCCGTACCGCTTTCAGTCGCCGTCGAATTCCTCGGCGGCCTCGTCTTTCTCACTCTTATCCTGCGGGGCACACAACGATGA
- a CDS encoding helix-turn-helix domain-containing protein has protein sequence MAPATAAQPPDESVPIHPELHPRHPAVIFGDHRFCAGESLHVRLMDGPHMHSQVEMNLVLDGAMTYWFDGRELTVRAGSLCIFWGMIPHQVIGRPEGTRFVCIYVPMSIFLGSPALQRFSDAVFRGAVIETSELRTYEEDIFLRWREELLSGDHALEEIVKQELTARLLRLERDGWRDLREAGSALANAGGADAARIQRVESMLRFIAEHATDDISAEDVGRYAGLHPNYAMSIFKDTIGHTINQAIVRHRLDTAQSLLISTDLSITDVAFESGFGSTSRFYEAFATRFREKPSAFRKRIRARATKSVE, from the coding sequence ATGGCGCCAGCAACTGCCGCACAACCACCGGACGAATCGGTTCCTATACATCCCGAACTCCATCCACGACATCCCGCGGTCATCTTCGGCGACCACCGATTTTGTGCAGGCGAAAGCCTTCATGTCCGGCTGATGGATGGCCCGCACATGCACAGCCAGGTGGAGATGAACCTGGTTCTGGACGGGGCGATGACCTATTGGTTCGACGGGCGGGAGCTGACAGTTCGTGCCGGCAGCCTGTGCATCTTCTGGGGCATGATCCCCCATCAGGTGATCGGGCGCCCGGAGGGCACGCGCTTCGTGTGCATCTATGTTCCCATGTCGATCTTCCTCGGATCGCCAGCGCTGCAGCGTTTCAGCGACGCTGTCTTTCGTGGCGCGGTGATCGAGACCTCAGAGTTGCGAACCTATGAGGAAGACATATTCCTGCGCTGGCGCGAAGAGCTCCTGAGCGGTGACCATGCGCTTGAGGAAATCGTGAAACAGGAGCTGACCGCCCGTCTCCTGCGGCTAGAGCGCGATGGCTGGCGTGATCTGCGCGAGGCCGGCTCTGCTCTCGCCAATGCGGGCGGCGCAGATGCAGCGCGCATCCAGCGGGTCGAAAGCATGCTGCGCTTCATAGCCGAGCACGCGACCGATGACATTTCTGCCGAAGATGTCGGGCGCTATGCCGGTCTTCATCCGAATTACGCGATGAGCATCTTCAAGGACACGATCGGTCACACGATCAACCAGGCGATCGTGCGCCACCGGCTGGACACGGCGCAGTCGCTGCTGATCTCCACCGATCTTTCGATCACCGATGTCGCCTTCGAATCCGGCTTCGGCTCCACCTCACGCTTCTACGAAGCCTTCGCCACCCGCTTCCGCGAAAAACCTTCCGCCTTCCGCAAACGCATCAGGGCCCGTGCAACGAAATCGGTGGAGTGA
- a CDS encoding helix-turn-helix domain-containing protein: MDKERRTFYISKSKLLHRKSELNNSTTDPLGSVVALLKPQPSIAKLVSGGGRWRVERTNMANPFYCAMSEGTCLLTIRDGAPIVLEAGDFVLVPEVFDFTMTSIDPPPRGAPSLRLETGPGVFQLGERDAPTDVRCLVGHCSFGSPDRELLVSLLPTVIHVRAQRRLIALVQMIQEETQSQLAAHDMVLRHLLELLLIEALRSVARTTAEPGMLRGLADPQLALALRQIHANPAAHLSVQALASAAGMSRSTFFDRFHREVGSAPMKYVAGWRMAVAKDMLLDGKIAMSELAQRVGYGSVSAFSMAFLRHVGTPPGAFAASRQAAYVAPQSVQGRSAK, translated from the coding sequence ATGGACAAGGAGCGCCGGACTTTCTATATTTCAAAGTCCAAATTGCTTCATCGAAAGTCCGAATTGAATAATTCTACGACAGATCCGCTTGGCAGCGTTGTCGCGCTGCTCAAGCCGCAGCCCTCCATCGCCAAGCTGGTCAGTGGCGGCGGGCGCTGGCGCGTCGAGCGCACGAACATGGCCAACCCGTTTTACTGCGCCATGTCGGAGGGGACCTGCCTTCTGACCATCCGAGACGGCGCGCCGATTGTTCTTGAGGCGGGGGACTTCGTGCTGGTGCCGGAAGTCTTCGATTTCACCATGACGAGCATCGACCCACCCCCAAGAGGCGCCCCAAGCCTGAGACTGGAAACCGGCCCAGGCGTATTCCAGCTCGGCGAACGGGACGCACCGACCGATGTGCGGTGCCTGGTGGGCCACTGCAGCTTTGGCTCGCCTGACCGCGAACTGCTGGTCTCGCTGCTGCCAACGGTGATCCATGTGCGCGCTCAGAGACGGTTGATCGCGCTGGTCCAGATGATTCAGGAGGAGACACAAAGTCAGCTTGCAGCACACGACATGGTGCTGCGGCACCTGTTGGAATTGCTGCTGATCGAGGCCCTTCGCTCCGTCGCTAGAACCACTGCAGAACCGGGCATGCTCCGCGGTCTGGCAGACCCTCAGCTTGCTTTGGCGCTGCGGCAAATTCATGCCAACCCCGCTGCCCACCTATCGGTCCAAGCCCTCGCCTCTGCAGCGGGCATGTCCCGCTCGACCTTTTTTGACCGCTTCCACCGCGAGGTCGGATCCGCGCCCATGAAATATGTAGCGGGGTGGCGCATGGCGGTGGCAAAGGACATGCTGTTGGACGGCAAAATAGCTATGTCAGAGCTGGCGCAGCGCGTTGGCTACGGGTCGGTCAGTGCGTTCAGTATGGCCTTTTTGCGCCATGTCGGCACCCCACCGGGCGCATTCGCCGCTAGCCGCCAGGCTGCATACGTCGCACCTCAATCAGTGCAGGGCCGATCTGCGAAATGA
- a CDS encoding ABC transporter permease has translation MSLPVRSATLLALLGLAAASLFVGVIDMAPSQLLRDSEALKLIAISRLPRTLAVILTGASLAVAGVIMQMLARNRFIEPTTAGTGQSAALGILLATLYAPGAPLALKMGLASLTALLGSGIFLLIVRRLPVTQPLLVPLVGLVYGAIIGAGVTFLAYRADLLQYVSIWLNGEFSGVIAGRYEFLFVSGVAAVIAYLAADRFSILGLGRDASISLGLNYNQMLLLGLVVVSVITALTVVNIGMIPFVGLVVPNIASRLLGDNLRSSLPFVAASGAGLVLVCDIVGRIVRHPYEIPVGTVFGVVGAVIFLWLLYAKRPSHG, from the coding sequence ATGAGCCTTCCCGTCCGGTCAGCAACGCTGCTCGCGCTTCTGGGGCTGGCAGCAGCCAGCCTCTTCGTGGGCGTCATCGACATGGCGCCCTCTCAGCTCTTGCGCGACAGCGAGGCACTCAAGCTGATTGCGATCAGCCGCCTGCCGCGCACGCTCGCGGTTATACTGACCGGTGCCTCGCTGGCTGTTGCAGGCGTCATCATGCAGATGCTTGCTCGCAATCGCTTCATCGAACCGACAACGGCCGGCACGGGGCAGAGCGCGGCATTGGGCATTCTGCTTGCCACGCTTTATGCGCCGGGCGCACCACTCGCTCTGAAAATGGGTCTTGCCAGCCTGACAGCACTTCTCGGCAGCGGCATCTTTCTTCTTATCGTGCGACGCCTGCCTGTCACCCAGCCGCTGCTCGTTCCGCTCGTCGGACTGGTCTATGGCGCGATCATCGGCGCAGGTGTCACGTTTCTCGCCTACCGGGCCGATCTGCTTCAATATGTCAGCATCTGGCTCAATGGCGAGTTTTCCGGCGTGATCGCCGGTCGCTACGAGTTTCTCTTTGTCAGCGGGGTTGCGGCGGTGATTGCCTATTTGGCTGCCGACCGTTTCTCCATTCTGGGGCTGGGCCGTGATGCCTCGATCAGCCTCGGCCTCAACTACAACCAGATGCTTCTTCTCGGACTGGTCGTGGTATCGGTCATCACCGCGCTTACGGTGGTCAATATCGGCATGATCCCGTTTGTCGGGCTCGTGGTGCCGAATATCGCAAGCCGTCTACTGGGCGACAATCTGCGATCAAGCCTGCCCTTCGTTGCGGCCTCTGGTGCGGGCCTTGTTCTTGTCTGCGACATTGTCGGTCGCATCGTGCGCCACCCCTACGAGATCCCGGTTGGCACGGTATTCGGCGTTGTTGGTGCCGTGATCTTCCTCTGGCTGCTTTATGCCAAAAGGCCTTCCCATGGCTGA
- a CDS encoding SDR family oxidoreductase — MPSILITGASTGFGLATAHLFLAQGWDVIATMRAPAANAMAAHERLHILPLDVTDQTSIAQAVADAGAVDALVNNAGVGMLNVLEGVDMAKARELFETNVLGTMAMTQAVLPGMRARRAGVIVNISSSVTLRPFPALSVYSASKAAINAFTESLALETAQFGIRTRLVLPGSAPTTAFGKNAVARMGMDVPASYEAFVQDYLATMRSATEKTQPDDVAQAVWRAVSDPNAPMRMPAGADAKTIVSQSTSRTSN, encoded by the coding sequence ATGCCCAGTATTCTGATCACCGGCGCTTCCACGGGTTTTGGTCTCGCCACCGCGCATCTCTTCCTTGCTCAAGGGTGGGACGTCATTGCGACGATGCGCGCGCCCGCCGCAAATGCAATGGCGGCACATGAACGGCTGCACATCCTGCCGCTCGACGTCACCGACCAAACCAGCATAGCGCAAGCCGTCGCAGACGCCGGTGCTGTCGATGCGCTGGTCAACAATGCCGGGGTCGGCATGTTGAACGTGCTGGAGGGCGTGGACATGGCCAAGGCTCGCGAACTGTTCGAGACCAATGTGCTGGGCACGATGGCGATGACCCAGGCTGTCCTGCCTGGCATGCGCGCGCGCCGGGCAGGAGTCATCGTCAACATCAGTTCCAGCGTCACGCTGCGCCCGTTCCCAGCGCTGTCGGTCTATAGCGCGAGCAAGGCCGCAATCAATGCGTTCACGGAAAGCCTGGCCCTCGAAACGGCCCAGTTTGGCATCCGGACGCGACTGGTTTTGCCGGGTTCAGCCCCGACGACCGCCTTTGGCAAGAATGCCGTAGCGCGCATGGGCATGGACGTTCCGGCGTCATATGAGGCTTTCGTGCAGGACTATTTAGCAACGATGCGCAGCGCGACCGAAAAAACACAGCCCGACGACGTGGCGCAGGCTGTGTGGCGGGCGGTTTCGGATCCAAATGCGCCAATGCGCATGCCCGCAGGTGCCGACGCCAAAACAATCGTCAGCCAATCAACTTCCCGCACCAGCAATTGA
- a CDS encoding DUF4242 domain-containing protein, with product MTVYMVERNLKGISMEDLAGAQRAAIATAADMSANGERIAYIRSTFAPEDGRCMCLFESNDIEQVRRLNDKAGLPYSQVVEALDLTP from the coding sequence ATGACTGTCTATATGGTTGAACGAAACCTCAAGGGTATCAGTATGGAGGACTTGGCAGGAGCGCAGAGGGCGGCAATTGCAACAGCGGCCGACATGTCAGCTAACGGAGAGCGGATCGCATATATTCGCTCGACATTCGCTCCCGAGGATGGTCGCTGCATGTGCCTGTTCGAAAGCAACGACATTGAGCAGGTCCGGCGGCTTAACGACAAGGCGGGTTTGCCTTACAGCCAGGTGGTGGAGGCACTGGACCTCACCCCATAG
- a CDS encoding sodium-dependent bicarbonate transport family permease, whose protein sequence is MSAVIDTLTGNLMVPTILFFVLGLVAAAIRSDLSIPEGAAKFMSLYLLLAIGFKGGHSLAQHGLHADLLLAIMAGLVLSFLIPFLAFLLLRVTTRLDALNAAAVAGHYGSISIVTFVAASSLLELAGVKFDGYMVAVAASMEVPAILSALWIAHRFSGERETKGVPARELFANGSVLLLTGAFLIGAVTKEKGMEMIAPFVVTPFVGILCLFLLDMGISAGRSLLRNRHMLNAGLFSFGLLMPLIAALFGWAAGWAIGLQTGSLFLLMVLAASASYIAVPAAIRIALPRAESGIYLTLSLGVTFPFNITVGLPLYLWLAGLGAPS, encoded by the coding sequence ATGTCTGCCGTCATCGACACGCTAACCGGTAACCTGATGGTGCCGACAATCCTCTTCTTCGTGCTGGGCCTCGTGGCTGCGGCCATACGCAGCGACCTTTCCATTCCGGAAGGTGCCGCGAAGTTCATGTCGCTCTATCTCCTTCTCGCGATCGGCTTCAAGGGCGGGCACAGCCTGGCGCAGCACGGGCTGCATGCCGATCTGCTTCTCGCCATCATGGCGGGCCTGGTCTTGTCTTTCCTTATCCCCTTTCTCGCCTTTCTGCTGTTGCGTGTCACGACCCGTCTCGACGCCTTGAACGCGGCTGCGGTGGCGGGACACTACGGCTCTATCTCCATCGTGACCTTTGTGGCGGCATCAAGCTTGCTGGAGCTCGCGGGGGTGAAGTTCGACGGCTACATGGTCGCGGTTGCCGCGAGTATGGAGGTGCCTGCAATTCTGTCGGCATTGTGGATCGCTCACCGCTTTTCTGGAGAAAGGGAAACGAAGGGGGTTCCTGCACGCGAGCTGTTTGCAAACGGGTCGGTACTACTGCTTACAGGGGCATTCCTGATCGGAGCCGTGACCAAGGAAAAAGGCATGGAGATGATCGCGCCATTCGTCGTCACGCCCTTTGTCGGCATCCTCTGCCTGTTTCTCCTGGACATGGGAATTTCTGCCGGACGGAGCCTCTTGCGCAACCGTCACATGCTGAATGCCGGGCTCTTCTCCTTCGGCCTGCTCATGCCTCTGATTGCTGCACTTTTCGGGTGGGCTGCCGGCTGGGCCATCGGCTTGCAGACCGGGAGCCTGTTCCTGTTGATGGTTCTCGCTGCCTCCGCTTCTTATATCGCGGTACCCGCAGCAATACGGATTGCGCTTCCAAGGGCGGAGTCGGGAATTTACCTGACGCTCTCGCTGGGTGTGACATTTCCCTTCAACATCACGGTCGGACTGCCGCTCTATCTGTGGCTTGCGGGCCTTGGCGCGCCGAGCTGA
- a CDS encoding DUF2218 domain-containing protein: MPTATASYQTENGRRYLIQLCKHFAHKIDVEYDAEHGGNGRCSFGPAAAKMSADDTGIRFALSAPDEESLDRGKGVIESHLVRFAFREKLERLDWKSAEPA, translated from the coding sequence ATGCCTACTGCCACTGCCAGCTATCAGACCGAAAACGGGCGCAGATACCTCATCCAGCTTTGCAAGCATTTCGCACACAAGATCGATGTGGAATATGACGCGGAGCACGGCGGGAACGGCCGCTGTTCGTTCGGGCCTGCTGCAGCCAAAATGAGCGCGGACGACACCGGCATCCGCTTTGCTCTCAGCGCCCCGGACGAAGAGAGCCTTGACCGGGGCAAAGGCGTGATCGAGAGCCATCTCGTCCGATTTGCCTTCCGCGAGAAGCTCGAACGTCTCGATTGGAAGTCCGCAGAGCCTGCCTGA
- a CDS encoding alpha/beta hydrolase family protein, which yields MNNLINLSRSIPTPRAGLTVAYTPIILPMAGRTPLELRLTAPASGVALPIVLLSHGAGPSRYVPSKDGYAPLAQFWAERGFAVIQPTHGNSPVAGLPDDAPGAPYFWRQRVSEMTAIIDRLDEVEQQAPALAGRLDHRRIAAAGHSFGGHTVSLLLGAQLAGESFADPRISAGVLLAAPGRGGRELTEQSAARFPFFDVDFAHMTSPNLVVCGADDNPHFTSRGPQWHADAFHDSPGAQALAIVHGVGHGLGGIAGLDAMETETEAPDALEATRRLSLAWLRTALAVDVDAWPSAIASLDGPASALATLTLPNYA from the coding sequence GTGAATAATCTAATCAATCTATCGCGTTCCATTCCCACGCCCCGAGCCGGATTGACCGTGGCCTACACGCCGATCATCCTGCCCATGGCTGGACGGACACCGCTTGAACTGCGCCTGACGGCACCCGCCAGCGGCGTTGCCCTGCCAATCGTGCTGCTGTCGCACGGAGCCGGGCCTTCCCGATATGTTCCCTCCAAGGACGGCTACGCCCCCCTGGCCCAATTCTGGGCCGAACGCGGTTTCGCTGTGATCCAGCCAACCCATGGAAATTCTCCGGTCGCGGGCCTGCCAGATGATGCCCCCGGTGCACCCTACTTCTGGCGCCAGCGTGTGTCCGAGATGACGGCCATTATCGACCGCCTGGATGAGGTGGAGCAGCAGGCGCCGGCACTAGCAGGTCGCCTTGATCACCGGCGTATCGCGGCCGCCGGCCACTCTTTTGGTGGCCACACAGTCAGTCTACTTCTGGGAGCGCAGCTTGCTGGCGAGAGCTTTGCCGATCCGCGCATATCTGCGGGCGTTCTGCTGGCAGCCCCTGGTCGTGGTGGCCGTGAACTCACCGAACAAAGTGCGGCACGCTTTCCGTTTTTCGACGTGGATTTTGCGCATATGACATCGCCCAATCTTGTGGTCTGCGGCGCCGACGACAACCCGCACTTTACATCACGTGGCCCGCAGTGGCATGCTGACGCCTTCCATGACAGCCCGGGGGCACAGGCTCTTGCTATTGTGCATGGCGTTGGTCACGGACTGGGCGGCATTGCCGGGTTGGATGCAATGGAAACCGAAACTGAAGCACCCGACGCTCTGGAGGCGACGCGACGGCTCAGCCTCGCCTGGCTTCGCACCGCTCTTGCAGTTGATGTGGATGCCTGGCCCTCTGCTATCGCTTCACTCGACGGCCCTGCCAGCGCATTGGCGACCCTAACTCTTCCGAACTACGCCTGA
- a CDS encoding hydrogen peroxide-inducible genes activator encodes MRPTFRQLEYIVTVHQLGGFGLAAETLHVSQPSLSSQIAAVEADLGVQLFKRGRNGAQTTAKGLEFVHRARRIISEVESLRSVMATDLPFGGRLRLGALPSIGPYLLPQVMQSLHRDEPDLRVIVREENTLNLDEGIRNGRFDAIISTPEDHPNTRQYPLFTEPLWVCASPDHAIASMDEVTAANLTGQRLLTLDTGHRLARIVYGLAGLSGGIVSDDYEGTSLDSILLMAATGAGIAVLPDLFARRQAVHRKEVVVRPLVMTDANRGISLMFPDNRTFDDSRERLVGVMREAAKALDLAVG; translated from the coding sequence ATGAGGCCGACGTTCCGACAGCTTGAATATATCGTCACCGTGCACCAGCTCGGCGGGTTTGGTCTTGCCGCGGAGACGTTGCATGTCAGTCAGCCAAGTCTGTCGAGCCAGATCGCCGCAGTGGAAGCCGATCTTGGCGTGCAGCTCTTCAAGCGAGGGCGCAACGGAGCCCAGACAACGGCCAAGGGACTGGAATTCGTTCACCGCGCGCGGCGCATCATCAGCGAGGTGGAGAGCCTTCGCAGTGTCATGGCCACCGATTTGCCCTTTGGCGGAAGGCTGAGACTGGGTGCACTTCCCTCAATTGGCCCTTACCTCCTGCCACAGGTGATGCAATCCCTGCATCGCGACGAGCCGGACTTGCGTGTGATCGTGCGTGAGGAAAACACGCTGAACCTGGATGAGGGCATCCGCAACGGGCGCTTTGATGCCATTATCTCAACCCCTGAGGATCATCCGAACACCCGTCAGTATCCTTTGTTCACGGAGCCGCTTTGGGTGTGCGCCTCGCCCGACCATGCCATTGCTTCCATGGACGAGGTGACGGCGGCCAATCTGACTGGCCAGCGCTTGCTCACCCTGGACACGGGGCACCGCCTCGCGCGGATCGTCTACGGCCTGGCCGGCCTAAGCGGCGGTATCGTGTCGGATGACTATGAGGGCACCAGTCTCGACTCAATCCTGCTGATGGCCGCCACGGGCGCCGGCATAGCCGTACTCCCCGATCTGTTCGCGCGCCGACAGGCCGTGCACAGGAAGGAAGTTGTTGTCAGGCCGCTGGTCATGACCGACGCAAACCGGGGCATCAGCCTGATGTTCCCCGACAACCGGACCTTCGACGACAGCCGCGAGCGTCTCGTGGGCGTCATGAGAGAAGCAGCTAAGGCCCTCGATCTGGCTGTTGGTTAA
- a CDS encoding LysR family transcriptional regulator, which translates to MEMAQIRYVLAAAKSLNFTKAAEECCISQPALTKGIKALENELEAELFHREGRRILLSEFGRSMLPHLQQIVEETEAARALAQNFRLLKKIPIRLGVLSTVGHVRLSRFLARFDKENPGVELSVIEGSASGLSDQLLEGELDVLIATRTAELEDRLRTQDLYRERYVVVFPPDHRLGAHDAVSLADLDGEDYVDRLSCEMREMVMSACQSEGVELYARFRSEREDWVQAMVLAGLGFAFMPEFSVSLPGLMQRPLIEPEVERQIAAMTAPGRKFSPGLESFFRVASRFSWPG; encoded by the coding sequence ATGGAGATGGCACAGATCCGATATGTGCTGGCGGCTGCCAAAAGCCTGAATTTCACCAAGGCTGCCGAGGAATGCTGTATATCCCAACCGGCTCTGACCAAAGGCATCAAGGCACTCGAGAACGAACTGGAAGCGGAGCTTTTTCATCGGGAGGGGCGCCGGATATTGCTGAGCGAGTTCGGTCGATCAATGCTCCCCCACCTGCAGCAGATCGTGGAGGAAACGGAAGCTGCGCGCGCGCTGGCGCAAAATTTCCGCCTGCTCAAGAAGATACCCATCCGCCTCGGCGTGCTCTCGACGGTTGGACATGTGCGGCTTTCCCGATTTCTCGCTCGCTTCGACAAGGAGAACCCGGGCGTTGAGCTGTCGGTAATCGAGGGCTCCGCATCAGGACTTTCCGACCAGTTGCTTGAGGGCGAACTGGACGTCCTGATCGCGACCAGGACAGCCGAACTGGAAGACCGCTTGCGCACACAGGATCTTTACAGGGAGCGATATGTTGTCGTTTTCCCGCCCGATCACCGACTTGGTGCACACGACGCGGTGAGTTTGGCTGATCTTGATGGAGAAGATTACGTGGATCGACTCTCCTGCGAGATGCGGGAGATGGTGATGTCCGCATGCCAGAGCGAAGGCGTCGAGCTCTACGCACGCTTTCGTTCCGAGAGAGAGGACTGGGTACAGGCCATGGTCCTTGCAGGGCTCGGATTTGCCTTCATGCCGGAGTTTTCGGTCAGCCTGCCGGGACTCATGCAACGCCCGCTGATCGAGCCGGAGGTAGAACGCCAGATAGCTGCCATGACTGCCCCGGGTCGAAAATTCTCGCCGGGTCTGGAATCCTTTTTCAGGGTGGCTAGCCGTTTCTCGTGGCCGGGCTGA
- a CDS encoding siderophore ABC transporter substrate-binding protein, whose translation MRSLVQIAAAAVLFAVPALADTLTVETARGPAEVPASPEKIAVFDLSAFDTLNALGVSVAGSVDKAYLGHLKDAHEKAEVVGSLFEPDFEAINAMQPDLIIVGSRSSEQLEPLSKFAPTIDMTVWGDDLLGLAKARIEAYGKLFDRADKASALSAELDEKLAKARETVAGKGKAMIVMTNGPKVSAYGKGSRFGWLHQALELPEAVETSSENSHGEAVSFEFIRDANPDWLLVIDRSVAIGAEGARADETLDNALVAETTAWKNGQVIYLNAADLYIAGGGARSIMNTLDLLIEGFNKPS comes from the coding sequence ATGAGAAGCCTCGTCCAGATTGCTGCCGCTGCAGTTCTTTTCGCAGTACCGGCACTCGCCGATACGCTGACGGTCGAAACGGCGCGAGGCCCTGCAGAAGTGCCCGCATCGCCGGAAAAGATCGCAGTCTTCGACCTTTCGGCGTTCGACACTCTGAACGCACTGGGTGTTTCGGTTGCCGGTTCGGTGGACAAGGCCTATCTGGGTCATCTCAAGGACGCGCATGAAAAGGCCGAAGTGGTCGGCTCGCTCTTCGAGCCGGACTTCGAGGCGATCAACGCGATGCAGCCGGACCTGATCATCGTCGGGTCGCGTTCCTCCGAACAGCTCGAGCCGCTTTCCAAATTCGCTCCGACCATCGACATGACCGTTTGGGGTGATGATCTCCTGGGTCTGGCGAAAGCCAGAATCGAAGCCTATGGCAAGCTCTTCGATCGTGCCGACAAGGCGAGCGCCCTCAGCGCGGAACTTGACGAAAAGCTTGCGAAAGCACGCGAGACCGTTGCCGGCAAGGGCAAGGCCATGATCGTCATGACCAACGGGCCGAAGGTCTCGGCCTATGGCAAGGGATCGCGCTTCGGCTGGCTGCATCAGGCACTTGAACTTCCCGAAGCGGTTGAAACCTCCAGCGAAAATTCGCATGGCGAAGCGGTTTCCTTCGAATTCATCCGTGATGCCAATCCCGACTGGCTTCTGGTAATCGACCGCTCGGTGGCAATCGGTGCGGAAGGTGCCCGCGCCGACGAAACGCTGGACAATGCCCTGGTGGCCGAAACCACCGCCTGGAAGAACGGTCAGGTGATCTATCTCAATGCTGCCGATCTCTACATTGCCGGCGGCGGTGCGCGCTCGATCATGAACACGCTCGACCTGCTCATCGAAGGCTTCAACAAGCCCTCCTGA